AACTTACAACATTAAAACATTTTTCTAATACTTCATTTATATCTAATAGGGAATATATATCTTCCTTTGTGATGAAGGAATAGGATAGCATTTGTTTTATTTTTTCATCAACTCTATCTACTTCATCTATAATTGGTTTAATAAACTCATTGTATTTTTCCTCATATGATAATTTTTTTTCCAAAATCTTAGCACAGCCTCTGATACTCATTAAAGGATTTCTAATATTATGTGCAACACCTGTAGCTAATTCCCCTAAAACAGCAAATTGTTTAAGCTCCTCTAATTGTCTTTCGTAAATTTTTAATTTTGTAATATCCCTAGCAATTAACATAATACCTACAACTTGGTTTTTGTTATCATTTATAGGACAATACGATAAATCAACATATTTTTCTCCATATATATATTTTGTAAATAATAGATTTTTAGCATTACATATTTTATTATTTTCTACGACAGATCGTATTCTATTTGCTACAACCTCTTTTTCTTCTTCTGTTAACAATATAGTATATTTTTGTCCTATTAAGTCATTTGGAGTAATTCCCAAAATATCTAATGTAGCTTTATTCGCTAAATTAATTGTTCCATCAAGATCCCAGCACATAACAGCTACCTCTGTACTGTTGAAAATATTTTCGAAATAATTTCTTTCTTTAACAACTTCATTATCTAGCAACACATTTTCATAGGTTACCTTTGTAAGAAATTTCATTAAAGCCATATCTCTTTCTGTATAACTTTCATCTACGACACAGAATATAGAAAATACTTTATAATTATGTTGGGCTCGTACAGGAATAACAACTATATCTATACTCTTATCATTTTGGAAAAATTTATATGTGGTTCCATCTTCTAGTTTATATAAATTATCACTTTTTTCTTGTAATAATTTTATTACTATATCATGGTCAACACTTGAATAATTTATTTCTCCATCAATTAGAATTTTTCTATATTTAGTCATGGTAATAAGAGCAAAAAAATCAATTTTTAGCATTTCATCGACTCTTGATTCTATAAGTTTTTTCAAAGTATTTTCTACAATACAACTAACATCTGAATAAATCATTTTAGACCCTCCACAATATAAATTTCTCGATTTAGAAATTTTGCCCTATATATGTATTATTCTATACAATTTGGTTAATTCTTTCAACTTTTCTTGGTTATTTTATTTGAAAGAAAAGCTATGTATTGTAAAAAATTCTTTTATTTTATCTGCATCCTATTCTCTCACTAAGCAAATAGTGACTTTCCTTGCCCCCTTTATGACTTTTCACAAAAGCTTCTAATCTATTTATCTTTTTTCTCCATATATAAGACAATTTTTCATATTTAATAGTCTTGTCTTTTTAATACACATTCTTCTATAAGCTCATTATCTTCAAAAATATTCAAAGTAGAGTAATTTCCTAGAAGAACTTAATAGATAATCATATAACCTTGGATTTTCTTCATAATTAACTTGAGTTATGCAAATTTTAAATAGCTAAAATTACAAATTCATTTTACACATGAAAACGGCATAAGTCCTAACACTTGTAGAAAGGTCCTATACCCTACACAAGGAGGATTTAAACTTATGCCTATCGATGGTATTGCCAATAATAGCGAAATTTCAAACCACATTAATATCTTAAATTTAGATTTTTCTAAACCCCAGGTTAGTCACCTTAATAATTTAGTAGCAGGCATAATTAATATAGAAAGTAAAAGAAATATTTCTAATCTATCTAAGAAATTCTTAAGTGGTAAATATAGAAGCTCCGTAACTAGATTTCTAAATAATACACCATGGGATGGATAAGAGTATTACAATAACAGATATACCCTTCTTATACTGCATTTCATTATTATCCCTTCTCCATAGCCATTCTCTTCAACTTCTCCTTGATGTTCTTTGGAGGAACGTACAAAACAGGTCGGCGGGACATAGTCAACGAACCAGTCGGACAGAAGGAAGCACACACACCGCAACCAATACAAACTTCATTATTCACAATTGGTACTTCTATTCCATTCCCTTGTTCACTCATCGTGATTGCATCAATTTGACATCTCTTGGAGCAAATACCGCAGCCGACGCAACTCTCCAATTCTAGAGATGGTATGAAGTTACTGGAGTGAACAGCAAAAACTTTTTGTTCCTTAATACCCTTAAGAATATGGCAACAACAACCACAGCAACTACAAATATAGGTTGGTCTATTCATCACATTATCACAAAGGTGAACTAGTCCCAGTTTCTGTGTTTCTTCCAAAACTTTCAGTAGTTCTTCCACTGTTGCAGGTTTACCCAGACCTTTGCGTACAATCCACTCAGCTGCTCCACCAAGTGATATACAAGTTTCCTGAGGTGCATCGCAGGCTTTGCCAAGATGAGATGCTTGATGGCGGCAGGAACAAAGTGAAATTGACCCACCGCCAGATTGACGGATAATTTCCGAAGCTTTCTCATAGTCTAAAACTTCTGTTTCCACTGCCACAGGAATAACATTTTCATAGACTAGGTTCCGCATTACTTTAGTATCAATTCCGGCTATTGCCTCAAACCCTCCATCACTATCGAAGTAACGTTCGAACAATTCCGATAATTCTTTCAATTTGATCTGATCCCCAGTTCTCATGAAGGTATACTCAAAAAAACCTACTACCATTGGAACCAACATATAATAGAATTCACCTTTGCGAGGAATATCCAAAATCAATCCTTTATTAGACATTTCATCTAGGATTATTTTCAACTCATCTTCATCAATTCCAGTGAAAGTTGAAATCTTGTTTAAAGTCATAGGTACTAAAGGAAATTTACTTCCAACTAGGGCTTCGCTTTCTGTATAAAGATGATGAAGAATTGCCATGAAGTCTTCGTTAATCTTGACTCCTTCTGGTGCCTTGCTAAGTCGTTCAGCCAGTGCATGGTAAATCTCTTCTTTAGCATTTATTAAATGTCCCATAATCTTTGTCCTCCTCTTTAAAAGTACGTATATTTATTTTTCTTAACAATATGTATCACTAAACCTATTATAGCAGCTTAAACTGAAATTATTGCTCTGCCAACTAGTCTTGAAACCGGTATTCCATTACTCACAACGGGCAATAATTCTTAATTTGCTATACCCTTCTGTCCATTGCTTTTAGATCTATAATCAAGTAAAAGCGATGTTCTCTCTTGAATTTTTTCAAGTATCTAATGGATACCATTAGTGAATTCTAACTCTTATCCTCCTGAAGTTTTAAATATCGACCATTCAAGACTATCAAGAGGTTTAGATGCAGATTTATTAAATTTTTCATATTCTACCATATTAAGAAAACTACCTCACCCATACAGGGTGAGGTAAGTTATTGGGCCTTATGATAACTAGTGTGGTGATGGACCTACGTACTTCTTTGGTTGTGCTATTCCACCACCCTACTATATAACTTCATCATATTTTTAGTTGAAATCTTCCTCAAATACGATTCCCAACCCAATCGCCTTCTGCTTAAGCTCATCACGGAAATCTGGGTGAGCGATGGAAATCATAGCCTTGACACGATCGTTGATACTCTTGCAATACACATCGGCCACGCCATACTCCGTTACGAAGTACATGGTTTCGCCTCTAGGGGTGGTGACAATGGAAGATGCAGGGAATTCCGTGACAATATTGGACTTCAAAGTACCGTCCTTGTCCTTATAGGTAGAACGCAACG
Above is a genomic segment from Maledivibacter sp. containing:
- a CDS encoding 4Fe-4S binding protein, translating into MGHLINAKEEIYHALAERLSKAPEGVKINEDFMAILHHLYTESEALVGSKFPLVPMTLNKISTFTGIDEDELKIILDEMSNKGLILDIPRKGEFYYMLVPMVVGFFEYTFMRTGDQIKLKELSELFERYFDSDGGFEAIAGIDTKVMRNLVYENVIPVAVETEVLDYEKASEIIRQSGGGSISLCSCRHQASHLGKACDAPQETCISLGGAAEWIVRKGLGKPATVEELLKVLEETQKLGLVHLCDNVMNRPTYICSCCGCCCHILKGIKEQKVFAVHSSNFIPSLELESCVGCGICSKRCQIDAITMSEQGNGIEVPIVNNEVCIGCGVCASFCPTGSLTMSRRPVLYVPPKNIKEKLKRMAMEKG
- a CDS encoding PAS domain S-box protein, which gives rise to MIYSDVSCIVENTLKKLIESRVDEMLKIDFFALITMTKYRKILIDGEINYSSVDHDIVIKLLQEKSDNLYKLEDGTTYKFFQNDKSIDIVVIPVRAQHNYKVFSIFCVVDESYTERDMALMKFLTKVTYENVLLDNEVVKERNYFENIFNSTEVAVMCWDLDGTINLANKATLDILGITPNDLIGQKYTILLTEEEKEVVANRIRSVVENNKICNAKNLLFTKYIYGEKYVDLSYCPINDNKNQVVGIMLIARDITKLKIYERQLEELKQFAVLGELATGVAHNIRNPLMSIRGCAKILEKKLSYEEKYNEFIKPIIDEVDRVDEKIKQMLSYSFITKEDIYSLLDINEVLEKCFNVVS